The following proteins are encoded in a genomic region of Sebastes fasciatus isolate fSebFas1 chromosome 12, fSebFas1.pri, whole genome shotgun sequence:
- the plekhf2 gene encoding pleckstrin homology domain-containing family F member 2, with protein MVDRLANSEANSKRIAVVEGCFGAAGQPLAIPGRVLIGEGVLTKLCRKKPKARQFFLFNDILVYGNIVIQKKKYNKQHIIPLESVTIDTVPDEGDLRNGWLIKTPTKSFAVYAATATEKSEWMNHIGKCVGDLLQKSGKSPTGEHAAVWVPDSEATVCMRCQKVKFTPVSRRHHCRKCGYVVCGPCSDKKYLLPSQSSKPVRVCEYCYVQLMSGGVAPRSDSISRLGSKFNNMSDDDDEDDSSD; from the coding sequence ATGGTGGACCGGCTAGCGAACAGCGAGGCCAACTCCAAGCGGATCGCGGTGGTGGAGGGCTGCTTTGGCGCCGCGGGCCAGCCGCTGGCCATCCCCGGCCGCGTGCTGATCGGCGAGGGCGTCCTCACCAAACTCTGCCGCAAGAAGCCCAAAGCTCGCCAGTTCTTCCTCTTCAACGACATCCTAGTCTACGGCAACATCGTCATCCAGAAGAAGAAGTACAACAAACAGCACATCATCCCGCTGGAGAGCGTCACCATCGACACGGTGCCGGACGAAGGCGACCTGCGCAACGGCTGGCTCATCAAGACGCCCACCAAGTCCTTCGCCGTGTACGCCGCCACTGCCACCGAGAAGTCTGAGTGGATGAACCACATAGGGAAGTGTGTGGGAGACCTGCTGCAGAAGAGCGGCAAGTCCCCGACGGGTGAGCACGCCGCCGTGTGGGTGCCCGATTCGGAGGCGACGGTGTGCATGCGCTGCCAGAAGGTGAAGTTCACGCCGGTCAGCCGCCGGCACCACTGCAGGAAGTGTGGCTACGTGGTGTGCGGGCCGTGCTCGGATAAGAAGTACCTCCTGCCCAGCCAGTCGTCCAAACCCGTTCGCGTCTGCGAGTACTGCTACGTGCAGCTGATGTCGGGAGGCGTCGCGCCACGCTCAGACTCCATCAGCCGGCTGGGGTCAAAGTTCAACAACATGTCGGACGATGACGACGAAGACGACAGCAGTGACTGA